From Streptomyces sp. Tu6071:
GCGGCGTTTGAGGAAGAACGACTCGGCGAGCGAGACACGGTGGGTCCGCTCAGGCTTCCCTTCCCCCTGAGAAGTGCTCCGGCCCGCGAACGCGCTGACCGGTACGGCCTGGAGCAGCCGGTCCGCGACCGCCCAGGCCCGGCTCCAGGCGAGCTGCTCCCACGCCAGCTGCCCGGCATCGATACGTTCGAGGTCGTCCACATGCCGTATCCCGGCCAGCAGCCGCCGCACCAGCGGATCGAGGGCGTGCAGGACGAGTTCGCCGGGACGCTGGCCCCGGTCCCACGGAATGGGCTCGGTGCCAAGCGCGCGACGCAGGTCGGCGGAGAGATGGTTGACGGCGGCGGCCAGTTGCTCCGCCTGCTCGCACACTTCCAGCAGAGCGGAGCGGACGAAGCTGTCCACCTCGAGCGCGGCCAGCGGGAGGGGGAGCGCGTCGTGCATGACGTCGTCGACGACCGCCGACTGATTGCCGTAGGCGACACCCGTGAGCTCCACCCGCAGCGGGTAGCCCTCACCAAGCTCGGCGACGAGACCTCCGGCCTGATCCAGTACCTTGCTCGTCACGAACCCGCTCGTCCCCTCCCCCGCCTCCCGCGTCGCACGTTCCGTGGCGAGGAGCGCGTCCAGGCCCCGCCACACGGCCTTCCCCGGCTGAAGACGCAACGGCCGGCGCGGCGGCACAATGCGTCCCTTGTTCTTGGCGGGCTTGCGGCCACCCGTGGGTTCCGTGCGCCACATGGTGTGCGGCTCGATCTCCGGCGTGTACGGCATCCGGTCCCCGGCCGCGACCAGGACTCGCGTCACACGCACGCCCTCCTCGGTGGCCTCGGGAACGAGCAGGGCCCGGCGGGACTGCCAGGTCCACAAATCCAGCAGCCCCTGCGGGAGACGCTCCTGCCAGCGCGGCGTCCCGGCCGACAGCGGATGCTCGGCATCCCGTCGCCGCCATTGCGGCAGATCCGCCGACACGGGAGCGGCGCCCACGGGGAGGTTCAGCAGCAGCGTCTCGAACAGGGTCCTGCCCGCCAGGAGCGTGACGCCCATCTGGCCAAGCGGGCCCGTCGGGTTCCCTGTGGTCTTGCCCGCCTTCGCCTGCGGGTCGCCGACCGCCCCGGTCTTGATCGCCGCCGTATCCCAGCAGTGGGTGTGCAGCAGCCAGAGCACGGCCTGCGCCGGCGTCAGAGCGAACACGTCCCCTTCCGTACGCGAGGCGAACAGCGGGACGTTGTTCCCGGTCGCCGCGTGCGGCACGATCAGGGCGGCATTCTTCGTCTCCCCCCTCGGGGTGTGCAGCCCGGCCACCTGCGCAAATGGCCGCACCGGATCGAAGAGACCGAACGCCTCACGGTACGCGTCCAGATACGCGGTGAGCCGCGCGCGCTGCTCGGGCGTCCAGCGCCCGGCGGCGAACCATTGCGTCCATTCCCGCTCGTCAGCGGGACGGCCCAGCGCATCGACGACCACCGGAAGAAGCAGCTGCCGCAGTACCGCCGGCCGCTGGGTGGCACTCTCCACCGCCAGGTCCCCGAACTCGTGCGCGTCCAGCAGCACCGTACTCAGCGAACGCTCCCGCGCCAGACCGCCGACCGCCGGCGGCACACGCAGCCACCGCTCCTCGAGCAGGGAAAACCCAAACCCCATCAATCCCCCTTGAAACCTTCTCTGTTTAACCTACGCACACCCACCACGCGCGCGGGCAGGTTTCCCGCAATCCGATGCGAGAATCCGTTGACCGACAACCGACCCCACCCCTGGCGCTGTCCGCGGGGATGATCCCCTTCTCTGTTTCCGCAGCGGATCGGGAAAGCCGTCGACCCCGCATCACGCGGGGAGACCAGCCGGGGTGCCCGGCCACCGCCCGGCACCCCGGCCCTCATACCTGCCGCAACCCCAGCACGCCGTCGTACGCCACCGCGAAATCGCCCAGCCGGGCCCTACCCGAGGCGTCCAGCACCAGAGCACGGCTGCGGCCGAGCCACGGATGCCCGTGCCAGCCCGGCAGCGGCGCCAGCCCTGCGGCCGCCTTGGTGAACTTCGCGGGCAGCCGCACCACGGAACCGAGTACCTCCTCCAGCACCTCTGGAGCCACGTCCCCGTTGACACTCAGCGCCCGCCCCGCAAGCGTCCGGAACGCTCCGTCGTCCCCGTCGCGGCGCACGAGCACGACCTCCACGGACTCGTCCCCGTCCCGTACCGCCGCCCGCAACGCGTCCTCACCGCCGCCCGCCGTCCCCCCGCCGTAATGCAACCCGGCCAGCGTCCGCCGCTCGTGCTCACCCGGCCCCGTCAGCAAAAACTGCCGCGCGTTCTGCGCCCGCTCCCGGTCCTGCGTCTCCTGCTCGCTCCGGGCCGCCTCACCCGCCGTACGCCACCCCTCGGGCAAGAGCGACTCCTCATCCCCGTACACCTCCTCGACCAGAGCGGGCACCCGCCCCGGAACCGGCCACACCCCGCCCGCACCCGCCTTCGCCCCCACACCCGCACCGGGCAGTACGGCCGCCGTCCGCAACAGCAGATGACGCCCGTAGATCCCCTCACTCGCGGACACGAACTCCGGCTCCCGCCCCTCACGAGGACTGAAACCCGTCACGAAGACACGCGGAACCCGCAGCCCCTCCGGCCTCCACGTGCCCTCGTGCCGGTGCAAGCGCCCCACGCGCTGCAACAAAAGATCCACCGGCGCCACATCCGTGACCAGCACATCCGCATCCACATCGAAAGACTGCTCCGCAAGCTGCGTCGCCACCACGACCAACCGCCCCGAACGCGAACGCCCCGCCCCCGGCCCCAGCAGCCGCAAACACTCCTCCGTCAGCTCCGCACGCCGCGCCACCGTGAACCGCGCGTGCAGCAACCGCACCTCATCCCCGCCAAAACGCCCCCGCAACTCCTCGAAAAGGCTCTGCGCCCGCGCCACCGAATTACGGATCACCAGCGCCGTACCACCCCCGGCAAGCTCACCGGCCAGCAACTCCCCCACCCGCGCATCCGCAGAAGCCTGCGCCCGCTCCCGCTCCTCACGCGAACTCCCCCGCCCCGGAACCGCCTCAGGAACCACCCGCACCTCAACCCCGAGATCCGCCCGCCAGCTACCCGTCGCCCGAACCCGGATCTGCGGCTCGCCCCCAGCCGGCGACCACGCGGTCGTCACACTCGGATACCCCTCAGCGGCCGGCACCTCGACCCGCAACTCCTCCACGGACGCCGCACCCGCCAGATACGCCTCCAGCAAGCCCCGCCGCTGCGCCGGGGCCAGCGTCGCCGACAGCACCACCACCGGGACCCCCGCCTGCCCCAGCCACCGCAACGCCTCGTGCAAGAACTGACTCATGTACACGTCGCACGCGTGCACCTCGTCCAGCACCACGACCTTCCCGCCCAGCCCCGCCATCCGCAACATCACATGCCGCGTCCGCGTCGCCGCATACAGCAGCTGATCAACCGTCCCCACCACGAACGGAGCCAGCAGACCCCGCTTCGACCCCAAAAACCACTCCACCAGAGCCTGACACTCCAGCTCCCCACCCCCCTCCCCGCTCACACCGAACGGATCACCAGCCAAACCGAACTCATCCACCCCACCAAAGGCCTCCCTCGCCCCCGCCCCCTCCTCCACCAGCCCCTTCCACTCCCGGTTGAACGCCCGCTTGCCGTGCAACAGCACCACCCGCGACGCGAACTCCTCCGAAACCGCCCCCAGCCACCCACGCACCCGGGAGAACATCGGGTCACTCGTCGCCTGCGTCGGCATCCCCACGAACACACCGTCCGCACCAAACCGCGCCGCCAGAACCTCCGCGGCGAACAGCGCCGCCTCCGTCTTCCCCTCCCCCGTCGGAGCCTCCACCACCACCAGCCCCGCACCCCCCATATCCCCCATCGCGTCGACGACCATCCGCTGCGCCGGCCGCGGCACACACCCGAACCGCCCCGCAAAAACCTCCCGCCCCGGCACACCCCGCTCACCCCAGCCACCACGCAGCCCCAGCGCCTTCCACGCCCCCGCGGCCCGCCGACGAGAACCCTCCGCACTCACCTCTCGCAGGTCATCGACCCCACCGAAGTACCGCTCGTCGCTCGCGATCCAGTCCGCCATCACCACCAGACCACTCACCTGCAACTGCAATGCCCTCGACGGAACAACCACAGGCTCCACCTCCGCCGGCCCCGCAAAGCCCACCTCGCGCGAGACCACATCGAGCAGTGCGCGCTGAACCTCCCGCCACACCCCGATCCCGCGCAACTGCCGCTTCGCGGACCCCGGTTCACGCACGTCCTTCAGCGTCGGGAAAGCCCCGTGGTGACCGGCGACCAGCGGCCACACCCAGTCCACCTGCTCGCCACTCCACCCCACCTCCCCCAGCAACTCCCGAACGATCAGCCCACCGGCCCAGTCGTGCCGCCAACGCTGCTTCGCCCCCGCTACAGCCGAAGGCTCGTGCCACGTCAACCCAGCAGCACGAACCGCCTCAGCCCCCTCATCCCACAACCGCTGATGCGCAGGCGTCGCCTTCCCGCAGTCATGCACCGCGCACAACCACACAAACAACCCACGCCCACACCCCACCCCACCCGCCACCTCATCCAGCGCCGAACGCGTCGCCGGCGCCAAGAACTCCTCCCACATCAGCTCCGCAACCGCCGCCGTATCCAGCAGATGCCCCAGCAGAAGACTCGTCCTCCCCGCAGCCCTCTCCCGCGACTTCCCCCACAACGTCTCCAGCCCCCGCACCACCGCCGCGCCGTACCTCAACGCCAGCTCATTCACATCCACCGAAAACCCCCACCTCACACACGAATTCGAGAACCGGATCGTAAACGGCACCACCGACAACACCCTCTGAACTGCACAAACGATAAGGAGAATCACCAAAACGACACCCGCCACCCCCGACCCCGTGATACAAGGGCACCGCCCGAACCCAGATGGGCTGACCCGCACCCGCAGGCCCCCACCCCCCCACCGCCGCGGCGACACGCGTGCCACCCGCCGCCAGGGATGTTCCGGGCCGCTTCGAGGAGACAGGCAGCATCGCCCGGTTGCCCCCGCGCCTGCGGGATCCTCCAAGCTGGACCTCATATGGCAGGACCCGTCTGGCGTCGACCCCGCGCACGCGGAGATCCTCCGTTGAGGCCGCAGCCGGGCATCCACTCGCTCAGGTCGCGGGTACCCTCCTACCCGTCGATCCACCGGTCGTGAAAGCCCTCGGTCGGCCCCGTGCTCGTAGGGATGGGGCGCCCGGACCGTCCTGGTGGCGACATCAGCGTGACGGCGTCGACCTCGCGCTCGCGGGGGATCCTCCGATCCTCGCGCGCCTGGAAGCGGACGGTCCGCTGTCGACTCCACGCTCGCGGGGATCTTCCGGCCGCTCGGTGCGCGCGCGGCGAGCGATCCTGTCGGCCCTGCGCTGGTGGGGATCAGTC
This genomic window contains:
- the casA gene encoding type I-E CRISPR-associated protein Cse1/CasA, whose amino-acid sequence is MGFGFSLLEERWLRVPPAVGGLARERSLSTVLLDAHEFGDLAVESATQRPAVLRQLLLPVVVDALGRPADEREWTQWFAAGRWTPEQRARLTAYLDAYREAFGLFDPVRPFAQVAGLHTPRGETKNAALIVPHAATGNNVPLFASRTEGDVFALTPAQAVLWLLHTHCWDTAAIKTGAVGDPQAKAGKTTGNPTGPLGQMGVTLLAGRTLFETLLLNLPVGAAPVSADLPQWRRRDAEHPLSAGTPRWQERLPQGLLDLWTWQSRRALLVPEATEEGVRVTRVLVAAGDRMPYTPEIEPHTMWRTEPTGGRKPAKNKGRIVPPRRPLRLQPGKAVWRGLDALLATERATREAGEGTSGFVTSKVLDQAGGLVAELGEGYPLRVELTGVAYGNQSAVVDDVMHDALPLPLAALEVDSFVRSALLEVCEQAEQLAAAVNHLSADLRRALGTEPIPWDRGQRPGELVLHALDPLVRRLLAGIRHVDDLERIDAGQLAWEQLAWSRAWAVADRLLQAVPVSAFAGRSTSQGEGKPERTHRVSLAESFFLKRRAEILHRAAAARRESTAGVAEPAGLPTAS
- a CDS encoding CRISPR-associated helicase/endonuclease Cas3; translation: MDVNELALRYGAAVVRGLETLWGKSRERAAGRTSLLLGHLLDTAAVAELMWEEFLAPATRSALDEVAGGVGCGRGLFVWLCAVHDCGKATPAHQRLWDEGAEAVRAAGLTWHEPSAVAGAKQRWRHDWAGGLIVRELLGEVGWSGEQVDWVWPLVAGHHGAFPTLKDVREPGSAKRQLRGIGVWREVQRALLDVVSREVGFAGPAEVEPVVVPSRALQLQVSGLVVMADWIASDERYFGGVDDLREVSAEGSRRRAAGAWKALGLRGGWGERGVPGREVFAGRFGCVPRPAQRMVVDAMGDMGGAGLVVVEAPTGEGKTEAALFAAEVLAARFGADGVFVGMPTQATSDPMFSRVRGWLGAVSEEFASRVVLLHGKRAFNREWKGLVEEGAGAREAFGGVDEFGLAGDPFGVSGEGGGELECQALVEWFLGSKRGLLAPFVVGTVDQLLYAATRTRHVMLRMAGLGGKVVVLDEVHACDVYMSQFLHEALRWLGQAGVPVVVLSATLAPAQRRGLLEAYLAGAASVEELRVEVPAAEGYPSVTTAWSPAGGEPQIRVRATGSWRADLGVEVRVVPEAVPGRGSSREERERAQASADARVGELLAGELAGGGTALVIRNSVARAQSLFEELRGRFGGDEVRLLHARFTVARRAELTEECLRLLGPGAGRSRSGRLVVVATQLAEQSFDVDADVLVTDVAPVDLLLQRVGRLHRHEGTWRPEGLRVPRVFVTGFSPREGREPEFVSASEGIYGRHLLLRTAAVLPGAGVGAKAGAGGVWPVPGRVPALVEEVYGDEESLLPEGWRTAGEAARSEQETQDRERAQNARQFLLTGPGEHERRTLAGLHYGGGTAGGGEDALRAAVRDGDESVEVVLVRRDGDDGAFRTLAGRALSVNGDVAPEVLEEVLGSVVRLPAKFTKAAAGLAPLPGWHGHPWLGRSRALVLDASGRARLGDFAVAYDGVLGLRQV